The genomic DNA GTGGGCGATCTCAATTCCCGTCGGGGCAAGATCAACGGTATGGTGCCTCGGAACGATGTTCAGGTGATCGCCGTGGCGGTCCCGTTGTCGGAAATGTTCGGCTATGCCAACACGCTGCGGAACATTTCGCAGGGACGCGCGGTGTTTACGATGCAATTCTCGCGGTACGCTCCGGTCCCGACCGAAGTATCGAAGAAGATGTTGGAAAACGTTGCATAAGTGAGATAACGAGAGAGAGATCCGGCGATGGCAAAAGAGAAGTTCATACGGAAGAAGCCGCATGTGAATGTGGGGACGATAGGTCACGTGGATCATGGGAAGACGACGTTGACGGCGGCGATCACGATGGTGATGAACAAGTTGACGGGGAGTGCGATCCGGACGTTTGATTCGATAGATAATGCGCCGGAGGAGCGGGAGCGTGGGATCACGATAGCGACGGCGCACGTGGAGTACGAGTCGGGGAAGCGACATTATGCGCATGTGGACTGTCCGGGTCACGCTGATTACGTGAAGAACATGATCACGGGGGCGGCGCAGATGGACGGAGCGATCCTGGTGGTGAGTGCGGCGGATGGCCCGATGCCGCAGACGCGGGAGCACATTTTGCTGGCTCGTCAGGTGGGGGTGCCGTACATCATCGTGTTTTTGAACAAGGTGGACATGGTGGATGACCCGGAGTTGCTGGATCTGGTGGAGCTTGAGGTGAGGGATTTGTTGACGACGTACCAGTTCCCCGGGGATGATATACCGATCATACGTGGGTCGGCGTTGCAGGCGATGGTGGCGGGAGCGACGGGGACGTTCAATCCGCAGGATGCGGTGTTCAAGCCGATTTTGGATTTGGTGGAGGCGTGCGACACGTACATCCCGGAGCCGAAGCGAGAGATAGACAAGCCGTTTTTGATGCCGGTGGAGGATGTATTTTCGATCACGGGTCGTGGGACGGTGGGGACGGGTCGTGTGGAGCGTGGGGTGATCAAGCAGGGACAGGAGGTGGAGGTAGTGGGGATACGGGAGACGCGGAAGACGGTGGTGACGGGGGTGGAGATGTTCCGGAAGTTGTTGGATGAGGCGCAGGCGGGTGATAATGTGGGGTTGTTGCTGCGTGGGGTGGACAAGGATGATCTGGAGCGAGGGATGGTGTTGGCGGCGCCGGGGAGTATCACGCCGCACAAGAAGTTTAAGGCGGAGGTGTACGTGTTGACGAAAGAGGAGGGGGGTCGTCACACGCCGTTTTTCAACGGGTACCGGCCGCAGTTTTATTTTCGGACGACGGATGTGACGGGGGTGGTGCAGTTGCCGTCGGGGGTGGAGATGACGATGCCTGGGGACAATGTGACGATGGAGATCGAGTTGATCACGCCGATAGCGATGGAGAAGGAGCTGCGGTTCGCCATCCGTGAGGGTGGGCGGACCATCGGCGCCGGCGTCATCCACGAGATCCTGGAATAAGGCGGCGAAGGACAATTATGCAGATGCAGAAAATCAGAATTCGCCTCAAAGCGTACGACCACTATTCGCTCGACCGGTCGACCAAAGAAATCGCGCGGACGGTGCTTCGTACCGGCGCCAAGATTGTCGGACCGGTGCCGCTTCCGACCAAGCGCACCGTCTATACCGTGCTACGCTCGCCGCACGTCGACAAGAAGTCGCGCGAGCAATTTGAAACGCGTGTACACAAACGACTGATAGACATATACGAATCGACGCCGCAGACCGTGGACGCGCTCATGAAGCTCGATCTGCCGGCCGGTGTCGATGTGGAGATCAAGACCTGACGGGTTGGCGTATGAAAGAGATACTGGGAAAGAAGATCGGTATGACCCGTCTGTTCAAGGAAACGGGTGAGTCCATTCCGGTGACGGTCATCGAGGCCGGGCCGTGTCCGGTCGTGGCTAAACTGGCCGCCGATAAGCACGGGCGTACTGGTTACCAGGTCGGATTCGGTGCTCGCCGGGCCAAACTGGTCAACAAACCGCTGACCGGACATTTCGCCAAAGCGAACGTGACACCCACACAGTTCCTTCGCAAGATCCGCTTCGATGAGAGCGACCTGCCGATTGGTACCGTGCTGAAAGCGGACATGTTCAAAGAAGGTGAAGTAGTCGATGTCACCGGCATTTCGCGCGGACTTGGCTTTCAGGGCACGATGAAACTGCACCATTTCGGCGGCGGCCCCAAGACGCACGGCCAGTCCGATCGGTGGCGCGCGCCGGGTTCGGTAGGCTCTTCGTCGTACCCCTCGAGAGTATTCAAAGGGATGAAGATGGCCGGCAAGATGGGCAAGAATCAAGTGACGGTGTTGAATCTCAGCGTGGTGAAGATCATTCCGGATCAGAATCTGATTTTGGTGGACGGCCCGGTGCCGGGCCATCGGGGAACGCTGGTCAAGGTGCGGCTCTCGAACCGCAAGTAGCAGTGAGCACGAGCGATGAATGTGAAAGTATACAACCAGGAAGGCGTGGAGGTCGGCTCGGTCGAGCTCAAACCGGAACTGTTCGGTGTTGAGCCCAACGAGGCCGTGGTCCACCAGTACGTGGTCACTTATCTGGCCAATCAGCGTCAGGGGACACATCAGACCAAGACCCGCAAAGAGGTCCGTGGTGGCGGCAAGAAGCCGTTCAAGCAAAAAGGGACCGGTCAGGCCCGTATGGGGACCACCCGCTCTCCGCTGAGACGCGGCGGCGGGACCATCTTTGGTCCGCATCCCCGGGATTATTCCGCCAAGGTGCCGCGCCAGATGAAGCGCCTGGCTCTTCAGTCGGTCTTTTCGGACAAGGCACGCAAAGAGTGCATCAAGGTGCTCGACAAGATCGAAATGTCCGAAGCCAAGACTAAGGCAGTTGTGGGCATGCTGACCAAACTGGCCGTCGCGGGCAAGAAGTGCCTCATTCTCGATGAAGGCAAAAACGAGACGGTGCAGTTGTCCTGCCGTAATCTGTCGAAGGTCACGTATCAGCGGGCTTCGCTCGCCAACGGATACGAAGTGTTGAATGCGGATTATGTGATATTCACGAAGGCCGGACTGGCCAAGGCTGAGGAGGTGTTCGCATGAGTTTCGACCCGCGCTCAGTGATTCGAACGCATATCACAACCGAACGTACGACCGCCCTTCGCGCCAGGAATCGCGAGTACGTGTTCGAGGTTGACAAACGTGCGACCAAGTTCACGATCAAGCTGGCGGTGGAAAAGGCATTCAACGTCAAGGTGGAAACGGTCCGCACGATGACCATGCCCGGCAAGGTGAAACGGTTGGGTCGGTTCGAGGGAAAAACGTCGACCTGGAAGAAGGCTGTCGTTCGCCTCAAAAAGGACCAGGCGATCACGATGTTCGAGAACGTGTAGGTGGTGCAGTAATAATGGGTATCAAACGATTTCGTCCGGTCACGCCGTCGATGCGGTTCCGCACGGTGGCCTCGTTCGAGGAGATAACATCCGCCGTGCCGGAAGCCTCGCTTCTGGAGCCGCTGCGGAAATCCGGCGGCCGAAACAACAAAGGACGCGTGACGGCGTACTGCCGCGGCGGCGGCCACAAGCGGCACTACCGCGTGGTGGATTTCAAACGCGACAAGCGCGAGATCCCGGCCCGCGTGGCCTCGGTCGAATACGATCCGAATCGCTCGGCCCGCATCGCCCTTCTGCACTATGCCGATGGCGAAAAGCGATATATTGTCGCGCCGATGGACTTGAAAGTCGGCGACACGATCATGGCAGGAGACAGTGCGGAGATAAAAGTCGGCAATGCCATGCCGCTGGCCCGCATGCCGCTTGGCACCAACGCGTACAATGTCGAAATGCGCCCCGGTAAAGGAGGCCAGTTCGCACGTTCCGCGGGCTCGTTTGTCCAGGTGGTGGCGCGCGAAGCCGGTAAGGTGATTCTCAAGATGCCCTCGGGAGAGATGAGATATGTCCCGGCTATTTGCTACGGCACGATTGGACAGGTATCCAATCCGGATCACAAGAACCTGACGTGGGGGAAGGCGGGCGCGTCGCGCTGGCGTGGTGTCCGGCCCTCTGTCCGCGGCGTGGCCATGAACCCGATCGACCATCCGATGGGCGGCGGCGAAGGGCGTAGTTCGGGAGGCCGACACCCCTGCACACCGTGGGGAAAGAAGACTAAAGGCCTCAAGACACGCAGCAAGCGGAAATCGCTGAAGCACCTGGTGGAAGATCGCAGGAAGAAGAAAGTCTGAGCACGGAGATAGGCTATGCCCCGCTCTTTGAAAAAAGGTCCGTTCATTGACCCCACGCTGCTGAAAAAAGTCGAAGACGCTAATCGCAGCGGCGACAAGAAGGTCATCAAGACCTGGTCGCGTCGCTCGACGATCAGTCCCGAATTCGTGGGGAACACCTTTGCCGTGCACAACGGCAACAAATTCATCCCCATCTACGTGACCGAGAACATGGTCGGGCACAAGCTGGGCGAGTTTGCGCCGACCCGCACGTTCCGCGGCCACAGCGGCAAACTGGTCGAACGCACGTCAACTGTCAAGGGTCAGCCACAGGGGTAAGATATGGCCGTAACGACTACAGCCCGACTGCGCTATGTCAGCATCCCGCCGCGCAAAATGCGCGTGGTGGCCCAGTTGGTTCAGGGGATGCCGATACAGAAGGCGCTCGATGCGCTCAATTTTATGCCGCGCGTGGCGGCTCATCATGTCGCGAAGACGCTCAAGTCGGCCGCTGCTAACGCGCTGTCGCTCGAGGGGACGGCGCATCTGAAGCCGGAAGACCTGATGGTCAAGAGCATCTATGTCGACGACGCCCCGATGGCCAAGCGAATCCGGTTTCAGTCGATGGGTCGTGTGTTCCGGTATCGTAAGCGCTACTGCCATCTGACGGTGATCCTGGCCGAGCGGCCGCATCCAAAACCCGCTCTCGCTGCCGGTGACAAGACCAAAGCGGTTGCGAAGGCCGGTGAAGGGGTCGCAGGCGCCAAGGCCGAAAAGACATCGAGTGCCAAGCCGGCCAAGAAGAAAGTTGCCGCCAAAGCGAAGACACCGGCGAAGAAGACAGTGAAGAAAACCGCGAAAAAATGAGTTTGGTGAATAGAGAGCGTTAGGGAGTAAACTTGGGACAGAAAACCAATCCAATCGGTTTGCGACTGGGAATCATCAAGCAGTGGAATAGTCGCTGGTATGCCCCCGACCGCCAGTTTGCCGACCTCGTCCACGAGGATATGCAGATCAAGCGGTACATCAATCGGCGACTGGATAATGCCGGTATTGCCAATGTGGTGATCGCCCGCGCGCCGAAGAAAGTTACCGTGGACATCATGACCGCGCGTCCCGGCATCGTCATTGGCCGTCGTGGCGCAGAGGTGGACAAACTGCGCGAAGAGCTCCAGTTGCTCACCAAGAAAGACATCATGCTGAACATCGTGGAGGTTCGCAAGCCGGAGTTGGATGCCAAGCTGGTGGCGGACTCGGTTGCCCGGCAACTTGAGGGACGCGTATCGTTCCGCCGCGCCATGAAAAAGAGCTTGCAGGCGACCATGAAGATGGGCGCTCAGGGAATAAAGATTCAGTGCGGCGGGCGCCTCGGTGGCGCCGAAATCGCTCGCACGGAAAAGTACAAGGAAGGGCGCGTGCCGCTGCATACGCTCCGGGCCGATATCGATTACGGCACCTCCACGGCCGTCACCACGTATGGTTGCATCGGCGTGAAAGTATGGATTTGTCGTGGCGAGGTTCTGGATGCGGCGGCCGTTTTCCGTCAGGAAGAAGCCAAAGCCGAAGCCGAATCGCCAATGGCGCCTATGGCGCGTCCTCGGCGTGATCACGGTGGTCCCGATCGCGGCGACCGAGGCGGTCGGAAACGCCCGCGTGGTCGCGTCCGGCGAGGCGGTGGTCCTGGTCCGGGTGACGATCGATTTGCACCGCACGGCCGGCGTCCGGAAAGCGGCGCTCCTCGCAGCGACAACGCCGGTGGCGATCAATCGCGCAATGCCGGCCACGGCACGGATGAAAAGCGGTAGCGACAGCGGCGACAAGGCGGAGAAGTAAAGACTATGTTAATGCCGAAGAGGACAAAGTATCGCAAGGCGCAGCGCGGCCGGATGACCGGCAAGGCCACCACCGGCGCGGCTGTCAGCTTTGGCGAATACGGTTTGAAAGCGCTGGAACCGTGTTGGCTGACCAACCGCCAGATCGAAGCGGCCCGCGTGGCCCTGACCCGTCACCTCAAGCGGGGCGGCAAGATCTGGATCCGCATTTTCCCTGACAAGCCCGTGACTAAAAAACCAGCCGAGACCCGCATGGGGAAGGGCAAAGGGGCACCGGAATATTGGGTGGCGGTAGTCAAGCCGGGACGGATGCTGTTTGAGATCGAGGGTGTCGACGAAAAGCTGGCGCGTGAGGCGCTGCGGCTGGCCGCCAACAAGCTCCCGCTGAAAACCAGATTTGTCGGCCGCCATGAGACGGAGGGTGCATAATCATGAGACTGCACGAGCTGCGTGAACTGACACGCCAGGAGCTGCTGCAGAAACATCGCGATCTGCAGGAGGAACTGTTCAACCTGCGCATGCGCAAATCGACCAAGGCGCTCGAAAACCCCCTCCGGCTCCGCCATGTTGGGCGCGATATCGCCAGAGTGTTGACCGTGCTGCATGAAGACCAGCTCGGTATCAGGAAACTGGCCGAGAGCAAGACCACCATTCTGGGCGGCGCCACGTCCAAGAAGAGCACGAACGAGCAGGAGCGGCAGCAATGACTGAGACGACCAACCGTACCACCCGTCGAAAAATCCGCGTGGGCTTTGTCATTTCGGACAAGATGCATAAGAGCATCATCGTTCGGGTCGACCGGACCATGAAACACGCGCTGTATCAGAAGACGGTGCGGACGTTTTCCAAGTTGTACGCGCACGACGAGAACAACGAAGCGAGGATCGGCGACTTGGTGCGCGTGATGGAAACGCGGCCGATCTCCAAGACCAAGCACTGGCGTTTGCTTGAGATCGTGGAAAAGGCGAAGTAAACGACCCCGAGGCGGGCGGTCAAACGAAGGTGTTCGGCTATGATTCAGGAATATACAGTCTTGTCGGTTGCTGACAACTCGGGAGCAAAGCGGGCGATGTGCTTCCGCATTCTGGGCAGCCGGAAACGAACCGCCTCGATCGGCGACATTATCGTCGTGGCGGTCAAGGAAGCGATCCCCGGCGGCACCGTCAAGAAGTCCGAGGTGTGCCGTGCGGTCGTGGTCCGCACCCGTGGCCAGCTCCGGCGCAAGGACGGCTCGCTGATCCGATTCAG from Candidatus Zixiibacteriota bacterium includes the following:
- the rplW gene encoding 50S ribosomal protein L23, encoding MSFDPRSVIRTHITTERTTALRARNREYVFEVDKRATKFTIKLAVEKAFNVKVETVRTMTMPGKVKRLGRFEGKTSTWKKAVVRLKKDQAITMFENV
- the tuf gene encoding elongation factor Tu, whose product is MAKEKFIRKKPHVNVGTIGHVDHGKTTLTAAITMVMNKLTGSAIRTFDSIDNAPEERERGITIATAHVEYESGKRHYAHVDCPGHADYVKNMITGAAQMDGAILVVSAADGPMPQTREHILLARQVGVPYIIVFLNKVDMVDDPELLDLVELEVRDLLTTYQFPGDDIPIIRGSALQAMVAGATGTFNPQDAVFKPILDLVEACDTYIPEPKREIDKPFLMPVEDVFSITGRGTVGTGRVERGVIKQGQEVEVVGIRETRKTVVTGVEMFRKLLDEAQAGDNVGLLLRGVDKDDLERGMVLAAPGSITPHKKFKAEVYVLTKEEGGRHTPFFNGYRPQFYFRTTDVTGVVQLPSGVEMTMPGDNVTMEIELITPIAMEKELRFAIREGGRTIGAGVIHEILE
- the rplV gene encoding 50S ribosomal protein L22 is translated as MAVTTTARLRYVSIPPRKMRVVAQLVQGMPIQKALDALNFMPRVAAHHVAKTLKSAAANALSLEGTAHLKPEDLMVKSIYVDDAPMAKRIRFQSMGRVFRYRKRYCHLTVILAERPHPKPALAAGDKTKAVAKAGEGVAGAKAEKTSSAKPAKKKVAAKAKTPAKKTVKKTAKK
- the rplD gene encoding 50S ribosomal protein L4 — its product is MNVKVYNQEGVEVGSVELKPELFGVEPNEAVVHQYVVTYLANQRQGTHQTKTRKEVRGGGKKPFKQKGTGQARMGTTRSPLRRGGGTIFGPHPRDYSAKVPRQMKRLALQSVFSDKARKECIKVLDKIEMSEAKTKAVVGMLTKLAVAGKKCLILDEGKNETVQLSCRNLSKVTYQRASLANGYEVLNADYVIFTKAGLAKAEEVFA
- the rplC gene encoding 50S ribosomal protein L3; the encoded protein is MKEILGKKIGMTRLFKETGESIPVTVIEAGPCPVVAKLAADKHGRTGYQVGFGARRAKLVNKPLTGHFAKANVTPTQFLRKIRFDESDLPIGTVLKADMFKEGEVVDVTGISRGLGFQGTMKLHHFGGGPKTHGQSDRWRAPGSVGSSSYPSRVFKGMKMAGKMGKNQVTVLNLSVVKIIPDQNLILVDGPVPGHRGTLVKVRLSNRK
- the rpsQ gene encoding 30S ribosomal protein S17, with product MTETTNRTTRRKIRVGFVISDKMHKSIIVRVDRTMKHALYQKTVRTFSKLYAHDENNEARIGDLVRVMETRPISKTKHWRLLEIVEKAK
- the rplN gene encoding 50S ribosomal protein L14, producing the protein MIQEYTVLSVADNSGAKRAMCFRILGSRKRTASIGDIIVVAVKEAIPGGTVKKSEVCRAVVVRTRGQLRRKDGSLIRFSDNAAVIINEQNEPRGTRIFGPVARELREKQFMKIVSLAPEVL
- the rplP gene encoding 50S ribosomal protein L16, whose product is MLMPKRTKYRKAQRGRMTGKATTGAAVSFGEYGLKALEPCWLTNRQIEAARVALTRHLKRGGKIWIRIFPDKPVTKKPAETRMGKGKGAPEYWVAVVKPGRMLFEIEGVDEKLAREALRLAANKLPLKTRFVGRHETEGA
- the rpsJ gene encoding 30S ribosomal protein S10, with translation MQMQKIRIRLKAYDHYSLDRSTKEIARTVLRTGAKIVGPVPLPTKRTVYTVLRSPHVDKKSREQFETRVHKRLIDIYESTPQTVDALMKLDLPAGVDVEIKT
- the rpsS gene encoding 30S ribosomal protein S19 — its product is MPRSLKKGPFIDPTLLKKVEDANRSGDKKVIKTWSRRSTISPEFVGNTFAVHNGNKFIPIYVTENMVGHKLGEFAPTRTFRGHSGKLVERTSTVKGQPQG
- the rpsC gene encoding 30S ribosomal protein S3, translated to MGQKTNPIGLRLGIIKQWNSRWYAPDRQFADLVHEDMQIKRYINRRLDNAGIANVVIARAPKKVTVDIMTARPGIVIGRRGAEVDKLREELQLLTKKDIMLNIVEVRKPELDAKLVADSVARQLEGRVSFRRAMKKSLQATMKMGAQGIKIQCGGRLGGAEIARTEKYKEGRVPLHTLRADIDYGTSTAVTTYGCIGVKVWICRGEVLDAAAVFRQEEAKAEAESPMAPMARPRRDHGGPDRGDRGGRKRPRGRVRRGGGPGPGDDRFAPHGRRPESGAPRSDNAGGDQSRNAGHGTDEKR
- the rplB gene encoding 50S ribosomal protein L2, which codes for MGIKRFRPVTPSMRFRTVASFEEITSAVPEASLLEPLRKSGGRNNKGRVTAYCRGGGHKRHYRVVDFKRDKREIPARVASVEYDPNRSARIALLHYADGEKRYIVAPMDLKVGDTIMAGDSAEIKVGNAMPLARMPLGTNAYNVEMRPGKGGQFARSAGSFVQVVAREAGKVILKMPSGEMRYVPAICYGTIGQVSNPDHKNLTWGKAGASRWRGVRPSVRGVAMNPIDHPMGGGEGRSSGGRHPCTPWGKKTKGLKTRSKRKSLKHLVEDRRKKKV